CGGAGATGCCTATAATTACTGGAGCAAAAGCTACACCTGGCAACAGGGGCTTTTCCCTTTTGGAACCAGCTACCAAGGTGACAATAATTGGATTAACCTTTACAATGCGATAACTGTATCCAATATCGTGATCAATGAAACTCCGGAGGCTGGCGACGGTACTCTGGCAGAAAAAAATGCATTGATTGCGGAGGGTTTGGTACACCGTGCCAATGCCTACTTAATGTTGGTAAACACCTATGCAAAACCTTATAATGCATCTACTTCGACAGCTGATCCTGGTGTACCGCTGGTACTGATAGGCACCACTACGCAGTCGCTGGTTAGAAATCCTGTTCAAGAGGTGTATAACCAGATTATTGGTGACCTGAAAAGAGCCATACCTTCTTTGCCTGCTACACAATTATACAATACGCTTCCTTCTAAACCTTCTGCTTATGGCACTTTAGCACGCACCTACCTATACATGAATGATTATACCAATGCTAAGCTTTATGCAGACAGTGTTTTGCTAACCAGAAGCACACTGAACGATTTGAGTACAATTAATGCTACGACAATTTCAAACACAACATATCCGGTGCGAAGAACCGATCCTGAAATCCTGTTGTCGAAAATTGCCTTTGGAGGTATTTCTGCATATACCCCATATGCGCTCAGGCTTAGTGATAACCTCCTCACTTTACTAGGCACAACAGATCAGCGTTATACTTTATTTACAACAGTACCCGCTACGATCTCCGCAAATTACAATACTGCTGGTGGAAGGTTCTTTTTTAAAGACAGGGCAATGGGCGAAGCACGTAACATTGGCCCCTCTGTGCCAGAAATGATGCTGATAGAGGCTGAATACTATGCGCGTAACAACAACAGGGTATTGGCCATGGAATGGGTAAACAGGCTTAGGATAAAAAGGTTTAAGACTGCCGATTATGTTGCGCTAACCGCAACTTCTAACGATGACGCTTTGTTTAAAGTGATTGAAGAACGCCGCAGGGAATTCTTTTGCCGAATGACAAGATGGTGGGATATGCGGAGGTTAAAAGATGACGCCCGTTTTGCGCAGACGTACACGCGTAGTTTCGGTGGGGTTAACTATACCCTTAATGCCAGTAGCAACGGTTATGTATTTCCAATCGCAGAATACCTGATTTCCCTAAACCCAGAAATAGCACAAAACCCATAACATGAATAAATTAAAAAACATTTTTCTTTCAGCTTTCCTACTGGTGTTTACTGCAACAGCAGGTCTGGCGCAGGATACCACAAGGCTGGCAGATTATAAAAAGATGATGTCACAGCAGGACATGTCTAAAATGCGGATATTAGGTGAAGCATTTATCAGTACGCATCCTGAATCATCTACCAATGTAGCATTTGACATCAAAAACAGAATTAGTTATGCACATGTCTATTCTGTTACTGTAGTTTTAAATGTAATGGAAAAAAACTATGATATCATAAAAAAATACATCCATGAACTCCCCTACGGCTCAATGGCTTCTATCTACTATAAAACCATTCAAATTCCACATGACCGGAAGGACATGAAAGATCAGGAATTGTATCCATACGCGGATTTATTGATGAAACGATTGGAAAGCTTCCGTAATCACCCGCCTAAAGATGTCCTGGATATTCCTTTAAATGAATGGAAAGAGCAGTTCAATCTTTCGATCGCTAAAAACTTCTTACCAACACATATCGGCATACTTTATAACGTAGGTAAAAAAGACGAAGCCTTACAATATGCAGTATTGGCTCAGCAGTACCTTCAGTATAAAAAAGCAAGTGTAAATGGCGTGCAGGCAATGGTACTGAATGAAAAAGGAAAAACTGCAGATTTGAAAAATTTACTTATTAAAAGCATTTATGAAAATCAAAGCACGCCAGAAATGCTGGACATGTTGAAACAAGCCTATGTAAAAGAAAAGAAAACCGAGATTGGCTTTCCAGCTTACCTGGAATCGTTAAAAAACAGCGAGAACCAGCATAAACAAGCTAAGGAGGTGATTGGAAAACTACTGAATAAAGATGTTCCCGAATTTAGCATGCAAGACGGCAACGGGAAATTGGTAAAATCTAAAGATTTGCTAGGGAAGATTGTGGTGTTGGATTTTTGGGCAACCTGGTGTGTGCCTTGCAAAGCCTCTTTTCCGGGCATGAAACTGGCAATGGATAAGTATAAAAATGATTCAAGCGTAATTTTCTATTTTGTAGATACAGAAGAAAGAGGAAACACATACAAAGAGGAGGTACTGGCCTATCTTAAAAAAAACAACTTCCCTTTCCAGGTATTGTTTGATAATCCGGTACCAGGTGAAAAAGCCACTGGCGAAGTATTCAACAGTATGTGTAAGGCTTTTACCATTTCTGGCATTCCCCAAAAGCTAGTCATTGATCCTAAAGGGAAGCTTAGGTTTATTAGCGTTGGCTACCACGGCAGCCCTACTGCCCTGGCCGATGAAATTTCGACCATGGTAGACTATATAAAATCAAACCAATAACATATGAAATTAATATCAACTATCTTATTTTGCTGGTGTATTGCTACAGCAGCTTTAGCACAAACTAAACCGTATCGCAGCGACAGTGTGCAGTTTAAAAACGCAGCAGGCACCATCAATTTTGGTGGCACCTTGACTACCCCTGTCAAAAACAATACGCACATTGCTATCGTCATCGTTTCCGGAACGGGTAAACAAGATCGCGACGGTAAAATGTCCGGACATTTATGGTTTGCGAACCTGGCCGATTACTTTGGTCACAAGGGTATTTCGGTACTCCGGTTGGATGACCGTGGTGTAGGACAAACTACGGGAGCGTATGAAAATTCTACCACGGCAGATTTTGCTGCTGATGCGCTTGAGGCTGTGGCCTACCTTAAATCTCGTAACGATCTTGGTTTAAAAAAAATCGGCCTGTTGGGACATAGCGAAGGTGGGGCCGGAATCTCTATTGCAGCGGCACAATCCAAAGATGTGGCTTTTTTAATTAGTTTGGCAGGTTTAGCTACCAGTGGTGTTGACGCACAGATCATCCAAAACCTGGAAGGTGTGGCCGCACTGGATATGCCAGAATACAATAAAAAACGCTTCAATGAAATCAATGAAATCATGTTTCGTACAGCATTTAAATATGCTGACTCCGCAAATATGGATGCTAAACTCAAAGAAGCACATGCCGCATGGAAAAAACGGGATAGCATTGCAGTAAAAGCATTAAACCTAAAATCTGACCGTTTTGGCTTTCCTATTTATTTGTATGCGCTAAATGCAGTTACCCCTTGGTACCGTTACTTCATAAAATATGATCCGGAAAATTACTTGCCGAAAGTAAAGATACCCATCCTGGCCATTAATGGAAGTAGTGATTCATGGGTTAAACCCGGGCCTAACCTGGCCAACTGGAAAGCGCTGCCCCTAAAGGGTGGCAACAAAAAGGTGACTGTTGTTGAAATACCTGGCCTAAACCATTTGTTGCAACATTGTGTAACTTGTTTGCCACAGGAGTATGCTACCATTAAAGAGGACATTGCACCAGAGGTACTCAGCACACTAGATGCTTGGCTTAAGCATAACAATTTAGGAAAATAATATCAAAGGAAGATGCTGGCGGATACCAGCATCTTTTTTTTATGTTTTGTAATAATTTTTTGTACGTTTATAATCTAACCTGAACCATAAACCTTCATGTTCGCCTATAAAACGCTTACAGATCCTGAATTGACCGAATTATTAAAGCTGGATGACAGGGCTGCGCATGATGAAATTTATAATAGATATTGGCAATTGCTGTATCAAAATGCCGCAAATTTGATCAGAAACAGCGACGAGGCACAAGATTGTGTTCAGGATGTATTTGTGAGTTTATGGCACCGCAGAAAAGAGCTCAATATTTTATCTGTAAAAGCATATTTAATCCAGGCTGTACGCTATCGCGTACTGGAAACCATACGCAACAATAAAGCCGACCAAAACTTCTATTCGGCCCTGGCCGTAAAAACCGGAGAACTGATCACAGAAAATCCGTTGATATTTAAAGAACTCTCCCATTTAATTACGGATGTGATTGAAAATTTGCCGGAAGATTGCAAAACCTGCTTTTTAATGAACAGGGAACAGGGCATGACCTATAAACAAATAGCCGCAGTGCTTCAAATCTCAGAAAAAACGGTTGAAAAAAGAATGTCTAAGGCTTTAAAACTAATAAGAGAAGGCTTAACACAATATCTACCTCTATTTGCTATCGCATTACAGGTATTGCTATCTAAAAAATAGCAAGAAAAACAGATTACTCTCGCTTTATCCAAGAATAAACTGAAAAAATAAAAATAATTTCATTTTACCGTAGGGTATCCGCTCCTTTTTTATACTTACTAATATAAAAGCAGGAAAACCGTGCCAAATACGACTCCTAAAAACAAAACAGACAACAGACGCAAGCTATAAGCCTGCAATAAAACCATACTTCAATGAAGAAACAAGTATTTTTACAACTCGTAGACCGATACCTTAAAGGCGAGGCCAGCCTTTCAGAAAAGGTTTTAGTGGAAGAGTATATCAAACAGTTGGAGGGCGATAACCTTTTTCAATTAAGCGCTCAGGAAAGCGAATTGCTTAAAGACAGCATGCGTGACAAGATCTACATGCGGCTTAATGATGAAATCACCGCACAGCAAAAAACAACAATTGTACGCAGGTTACCAATTTTAAGGTATGCTGCCGCTGCTGTAGTATTTATGGCAGTTGCATCCGGACTTTTCTTTTACACCAACAAATCTATATCCGGGCAAAACACGGCCAAAAACATAGCACATGTAATTTCGCCAGGCAGCAATAAAGCCATATTAACCCTGGCAGACGGCTCTAAAATTGAGTTAAATGATTCACTCAGTGGCAGCCTTGCACAACAAGGAAACATCAACATTAAAAAAACTGCAGATGGACAACTCATATATCAGGTTGGCAATAATAATGGAGCCATTGAAACAGGCGACAACATGATAAGTACTCCGCGGGGAGGCCAGTACCAGGTTATTTTACCTGATCAGTCGCATGTTTGGCTAAATGCAAGTTCCTCTATAAAGTTCCCTGCCGCCTTTGCTGGAAATCTTAGGCAGGTTAAAATTACAGGAGAAGTTTATTTTGAGGTTACACGTAATACGACTAAACCTTTCAGGGTAGAAACTAAAAACGGTACGGCAATAGAGGTACTTGGAACGCATTTTAACGTAAATGCTTATGAAGATGAGCCTTTAATTACAGCTACCTTACTGAGTGGCAGTGTAAATGTAAAATCCGGCAGCAGAAATGAAATCATCAAGCCTGGAGAGCAGGCAAGGATCAATGCAAACCGCGAAACCAAAATTGGCGTATATGATGTAAATGCAGAAAATGTAGCCGCCTGGAAAGATGACCTTTTTGTATTTGAGAATGAAGACATACAAACCGCAATGCGCAGGATTGCAAGATGGTATAACATTGAAATTTCTTATCCTCAGGGCATTCCTGAAAAAACAATTGGTGGTACCATCAGCAGGTTTAAAGACGTTGCTGAACTGCTAAATTTAATAGAACAAACCGGAGGTGTGAAATTCAAAATTGAAGGAAGGAGGGTACTGGTGATGTCGTAACTTCTACTAAACCAGGACAACCCACAAAAAAACCGGGAGCTCTCGCAAAGCCCCCGGCAGATTTCAGGTTTTCCTTTTAAATTTTCAAGAGTCAATTCAATCAATCAATCAATGGAACCCTAAACATTTCAAATGTATGCATTTTTATACTAAGTGGCGACCGGACTATGCCGGCACGCTCTACAAATTTATTAGAGTAATGAAACTATCGTTTATACTTTTAATAACGGTTTTTCTACAAAATAGTTTTGCAGGATTTACCCAGGAGCTGACCATCTCCAAAAAAAACATTTCTCTTGAACAATTGTTCCGCGAAATCCGTTTGCAGACAGGATATAATGTTTTGTACGACGGAAAAACGCTGGAAGCAACACGCCTGGTTTCTGTAAACGTAACCAAAGCACCTTTAGAAACTGTATTGAGGAAAAGTCTGCAAGGCCAAATGTTGCAATACAAGATTACGAACAATACCATTATCATCTCTCCTATACCAAACCCAGTAACAGGAAAAATGGCAATCATCATCTCTGGAAAAGTAGTGGATGAAAAAAACCTGCCGCTTCCAGGTGCATCTGTTTGGGAAGTAGGCACAAAAAATAGTGCGATGTCAACACCGAATGGCGCCTTTTCATTGGCTGTTATAGATTCCAACGCAGTGATCGAAGTGCGGTACATTGGATATGTAGTGAAAAGAGTAACGGTTAAATCGGGTAATTACAAGACCATCCAACTACAGCCTGATCAGAAAAACCTGGATGAAGTAGTCATCAACAACGGTTTATTTGAACGTAAAGCTGGGACATTTACCGGAGCTACTTCAACTTTCTCAGGTGAGCAACTTAAAGTTGTAACCAATCAAAATCTCATTAAAGGACTGGCTATTCTGGATCCTTCGTTTCAAATCATAGAAAGTAACAGTTTTGGATCAAACCCAAACCGCTTGCCAGACGTGCAATTACGTGGACAAACTGGTATTCCTGATTTAAATGCCGAATACGCCAATCAGCCCAATCAACCAATATTTATACTGGATGGTTTTAGAGCAACTCTACAACGTGTTTTTGACTTGAATATCAACATGATCAAAAGTGTAACATTGCTAAAAGATGCCTCTGCAAAAGCGATTTATGGCGCAGATGCTGGAAATGGTGTTGTAGTAATCGAAACCATAACGCCAGAAGCCGGTGCATTAAGAGTTTCTTACCGGGGAAGTTTAAACATCACTGCACCTGATCTAAGCAGTTACAATTTAACCAACTCTGAAGAAAAAATACAGGCAGAAACTCTTGCGGGAAAATACACTTCTGCTTACCCGGCGCAACAAGCAGATCTTTTAAGACAGTTTGCAAGAAATCAAAAAGCAGCATTAGATGGCGTAGATACCTATTGGCTTTCTCAGCCCTTACAAAATGGATATGGTCAGCAGCATTCTATCAATTTGGATGGTGGTGATAATTCCATGCGTTATTCTGCAAACTTGAATTATAACAATGTTTCTGGTGTAATGATTGGTTCTTCAAGAAAAACGCTTAGCGGAAGTATCAATCTGATTTACAGACTAAAAAACTTTGCGTTTACCAATATATTAACAGTAGACAATAACAAAGCAATAAACTCTAAATATGGATCATTTAGTGATTACGCAAGAATGAATCCTTATTGGCGCATCACAGATGACGCTGGTGCCTTAATTCAAAATTACCAGGGATTTTCTGTAACAACTAATAATCCACTGTATAATGCTTCTCTGAATACAAAAGACAATAGCAGTTATAGAAATGTAACCGAAAATTTTTATACGGAATGGTCTATACAGAAGAATCTGCGTGTAATGGGACGTGTGGGGATTACTTCACAAACAAGCGAATCAGAGTATTTTCTTCCAGCAAATCACACAAATTATTTAGGTATACAACCATCTTCACCCGAATATCAAAACAGGGGAGAGTATAGGCAAACAAATGGAAAGCAAAACATTCTGAGTTCTGACTTAAGTGCAGCCTATAATCTTCAATTTGGCAAAAACCAGATTTTTGCAAATGCTATCGCCTCAATCAATACCAATAGTAATGAAAGTACAGGATTTATTATGGTCGGTTTCCCAAATGACAATATTGATGATATTGCTTTTGGCAATCAATATAAACCAGGAACCAAAGCTTCAGGGGCTGAAAACACGATACATAATATTGCCTTAACATCGGCACTAAACTATTCTTATGACAACCGCTTCCTTGCAGACCTTTCGTACCGCAGTAACGCCAGTTCGCAATTTGGTGCAAATAACCAATGGGGCTCATTTTCTTCTGCAGGTCTTGGCTGGAACTTACATAATGAATCGTGGATTAAACCAATAAAATTCATCAACCAGTTGAGATTAAGAGCGAGCGTTGGAAATACAGGCACACCAATTTCCAATGGATACTTGTCTGTAGCAACCTACCAATATGTTACCAGCCAAAATTATAATGGTGATATCGCAATGCAATTGATGGGCCTTCCCAATCCAGATTTACAATGGCAAAAGGTATTGGATAAAAACATTGGAACAGATATGCTCCTGTTTAGTAATTTAAGTTTGCGTGCAGACTTTTTTATAAAGGATACTAAAGGCTTATTGACTGATCAGGTGACCGCACCTTCACTTGGGTTTGTAAGTTACAAAGAGAATATTGGCGAGGTAAGGAACAAAGGTTATCAAATCGGAGCTAATATGAATGTGATCAGAGAGAACAGAAAGTCTCTAAGTGTATTTGTCAACGTGGCACATTCAACAAATAAGATTCGTAGAGTTTCCAATTCTATTCTGGCACTAAACGCCGCAAATGACAACTCTGCATTTAGAGAAGGGGAAACACCTGAAGCAAGAAGGTTACGTTTACAAAGACCATACGCAAGATATGTTCCTAATCAATCTATGAGTACCATCTGGGCAGTAAAATCATTAGGTATTGATCCTTCAAATGGTCGTGAAATCTTTGAAAAAGCCGATGGTACACAGACCTACGTCTACTCAACTGATGACCTTGTTAACAGCGGAGATACCAATCCAGACATTACAGGAACATTTGGAACCAACATGCGTTTTGGAAACTTCACTGCTGGTTTCGCGTTCACACTAAGGCTTGGCGGACAGATGTACAATAGCACACTTGTAGAAAGAGTAGAAAATGTTGATTTCGCTTATAATGTTGACATACGAGCTCTAGAAGAACGGTGGAAAACACCAGGGCAGGCATCTCTATATAAAGACATTGCTGACTTGAGCACCACGCAGCTGAGTTCTCGTTTTGTGCAAAATCTTGATGAATTAGCATTGTCATCCATCAGCTTTGGTTATGATTTTAACAAACTTAAAATCAGCAAAAATAAACAAAGCAGGGCGTCTGCGAACATAAACTTAAATGACCTCGCACGCTTTTCTACCGTGAAAACTGAACGAGGATTAGACTATCCTTTTGCACGTACTATTTCATTGTCTTTACAGGCTTCATTTTAATCTTTTAAACCATGAAGAGAATCTATTATATAACAATTGCTCTGCTGGCCTTGAATTTGGCTGCATGCAAAAAATTTCTTGACGTTAAACCAAAAACTCAGATAGAGTCTGAGGTTGCATTTAAAGATGAAGCAGGATATCAAAATGCCCTAACGGGTATTTACGTAAAGCTTACGTCCCAAAATCTTTACGGCAAAGAGCTAACCTTTGGTTTAGTGGATGTATTTGGCCGTCAATACAGTCAAATTACAGGTGTGTATTCTCAGTTCGACACTTACAATTATCAGCTGGATAGTCTTAAGAAAAGAACAACAGCCGTTTGGAAAGACATGTATAATGGCATCGCAAATGCCAACAACCTAATTGAGAATCTGAATCGAACAGACTTGCCGACATTTACCGGACCTAACTACAACGTAATCAAAGGCGAAGCATTAGGATTAAGGGCCTTTATGCATTTTGATTTGTTGAGGCTGTATGCACCTGCACCTGCCTCCTCAGGAGGGATGGATGCATTGGCTATACCGTATATTGCAACATTTGACACCCAAAATACACCAAGGACAAGCGTAAGGGATATCGTTGGAAAAGTAATTGCCGACCTAAATACCGCAGCTGCATTGCTTAAAAATTCAGATCCAATTGTACCAGGTAATACTACCACAAACAACTATCTGAGGAATAGAAATTACAAATTTAACTACTATGCTGTTAAAGCATTACAGGCAAGGGTATATTTATATGCGGGCGATAAAACAAACGCATTAATTTGTGCAGAAGAGGTGATTAATTCTGCAGCATTTCCTTTTGCGACATCAACATCTATTACCTCTGGTCAGGACAAAGTATATAATTCTGAACTGATCTTTTCATTGAACATAAATAATCTGCATACCTATACTGCACTTTATTTTGGTACAGATGCTAACAGGCTGGCAAAACTTGCTTCACAATACCTTTCCGATTTTGATGGGGTAAGCTCAGATTATCGTTATCTATATTTGTCTGATGCACCTGGCAACGTCTATAGATATAGCACAAAATACACTCCGGCAGCAGGAACAACTGCCAACTTTTTATATAAAATGCCGCTTATAAGAGTTTCAGAGATGTATTATATAGCAGCCGAGTGCTTGATAGCGACAAACAAAACCAGAGCAGTTGGGTATTTAAACGCGGTAAGAAGAGCTAGAAATCAAAACGCAGATATTGCTCCTACAGTCACAGATTCAGAGCTCCAAAACCAAATATTTAGAGAATATCGTCGTGAATTCATAGCTGAAGGTCAATTATTTTATTACTACAAACGGCTAAATGCCTCTACTATAGATTACTCCGCAGTTGTTGGAAGCAATGCTATATATGTATTTCCTCTGCCGGACGATGAATTGAAATATGGTAATTAATTGTAAGATCATGAAAAAATTAAATATATATTTTGTGCTAATTGCACTTATAACAATAGGTTTTTGCAGCTGTAATAAGAGCATAGAGGCTTATGTTGATAGCCCTCAGGTTTACTTTTTTGAACGGGCAACAGACCTCAATAAAACCAGGATAACCAACAAGTCTTATTCATTTTTGCTCGTTCCACCTGCTATTGTAAAAGATACAGTAAAAATTAAAGTGAAAACAATGGGATTTCCAAAAGACTACGATCGCGTAGTCCGGGGTAAAATTATTCAGGAAGGGAGTACCGCTATAGAAGGTTCTAATTTTGATTTTATTAACGGAATTGTAAAGGCCGGGCAAGTAGAGGGCTTTCTATATGTTTTAGTTTACCGGACTGCCGATATCAAAACTAAAACCGTTCAACTTAACCTTAGTATAGCTGAGACTGCAGACTTTAAACCAGGTGTAATAGAAGATAATTTTTTCACCGTGTTATGGAGCGACAACTTAGTAAAGCCAGGAAATTGGGATGGTGGATTAGGTTTAGTTAATTTTTTTGGAGCATATAGCACTGCAAAATATCGGTTTATCATCGACATCCTTGGTGTTACTGACTTTGTTCTACAGGCGAGTGCCAGAGTACCACTAGCGCCAGGAGAATATTCTTTTGCAATGATGACGGATCTTAAGAACCGTATGAAAGAAGCATTAGTGATTTATAACAATACACATACTACGCCATTAACTGACGAAAATGGCCTATTGGTTTCATTCCCTAATTAAAACGTAAACAGATGAGAACTAAAATATATAAGAAAATTGGCATTATAGCGATTGCGATGCTAATATTCATGACTTATTCTTGTAAAAAGGATCTGGGGAACTATGACTATATAAATACAGAGGTCCCTCAAATTGACACTACAAAAGTACCACTGTCTTACAGTGTTGAAAGGTATGCGACAATAAAGATTACACCAACAGGTATACGGTATGCCGCGGCAGACACTTCCAGACTAACGTACAAATGGCTTATCTACAAAGTAATAGTTGGAACAACAACTGAAATACCAGTACCAATTAAAATTTCAAGCACAAGAAATCTAAATGTAAAATTAGATTATCCAATTGGGCCCTATAAACTGGAACTTATTGTTACAGACCCTAAAAACTCATTAACATCTAATATTATATTTGACCTTGCTATTACTCCAAATATTAGTACTGGCTACGGCTTACTTGTACTACATACTAAAAATAATGTTAGTGATGTCGATTTCTTACTGACTAAAAATGCAGTGCCAACGGCAACAACAGACAGATGGTATAAGAATATCTACTCGCAGGTACAGGGTCAATCAATTTTTGGTGAACCAAGATTTATCGCCGCCTCTAGAAGAGCATTCACGACAGAAAATTGGGTAACTATTGGTACGTCCACGCACCTAACCCGGGTAAATGGTGTCGACTTTTCATATATGCGGGAAGATGCCGGGATGTTTCTTCGACCAGGAACT
The Pedobacter sp. MC2016-14 DNA segment above includes these coding regions:
- a CDS encoding DUF4843 domain-containing protein yields the protein MKKLNIYFVLIALITIGFCSCNKSIEAYVDSPQVYFFERATDLNKTRITNKSYSFLLVPPAIVKDTVKIKVKTMGFPKDYDRVVRGKIIQEGSTAIEGSNFDFINGIVKAGQVEGFLYVLVYRTADIKTKTVQLNLSIAETADFKPGVIEDNFFTVLWSDNLVKPGNWDGGLGLVNFFGAYSTAKYRFIIDILGVTDFVLQASARVPLAPGEYSFAMMTDLKNRMKEALVIYNNTHTTPLTDENGLLVSFPN